A portion of the Paenibacillus marchantiae genome contains these proteins:
- a CDS encoding helix-turn-helix transcriptional regulator, whose protein sequence is MHDILLVDFSGHTHGELQKLLRRSNSDHVIGDCVVSACAALSALAGREFSVVLVSTGGFAAAGLWLCHYIRKKSQIPILFMGGGDHFRLVRKALAYQVSDYLPGPFHASALLNSLDRLKSRLDSEPAKRLPSAFRSLVHLEGKHVHSSQVIKMVKAYVLDHLSSDITLKRISDLLHFNCAYLGQKFKMEENVSFNHYLMQQRMEKAKLLLISTNLRIYEIASEVGYTDTDWFYKKFRAYTGETPNVYRKQKTFTA, encoded by the coding sequence ATGCATGACATCTTGCTTGTGGACTTCAGCGGCCACACGCACGGAGAATTGCAGAAGTTGCTGCGGCGCAGTAACTCCGATCACGTCATCGGAGACTGCGTAGTCTCTGCGTGCGCCGCCTTGTCAGCTTTGGCCGGTCGAGAATTTTCTGTCGTGCTCGTGAGCACCGGGGGATTTGCTGCTGCAGGTTTGTGGTTATGCCACTATATTCGAAAGAAAAGTCAGATTCCGATCCTTTTCATGGGGGGAGGGGATCATTTCAGGCTTGTACGCAAAGCGTTAGCATATCAGGTCAGCGATTATTTGCCAGGTCCGTTTCATGCCTCCGCCCTCCTGAACAGTCTGGATCGGCTCAAGTCCAGGCTTGATTCGGAGCCCGCGAAGAGACTTCCTTCTGCCTTCAGATCGCTGGTTCATTTGGAAGGCAAGCACGTGCATTCCAGCCAAGTGATCAAGATGGTAAAAGCTTATGTGCTCGATCACCTGAGCAGTGACATTACACTAAAGAGGATTTCCGACTTGCTTCATTTTAATTGTGCGTATCTTGGTCAAAAATTCAAAATGGAAGAGAACGTGTCCTTTAATCATTATTTAATGCAGCAGCGGATGGAAAAAGCCAAGCTGCTGTTGATATCCACCAATTTGCGGATTTACGAAATTGCCAGCGAGGTTGGATATACGGATACAGACTGGTTTTATAAAAAGTTCAGAGCATATACCGGGGAGACCCCCAATGTCTATCGAAAGCAAAAAACGTTCACCGCATAG
- a CDS encoding response regulator — protein sequence MYRLLIVDDEEIITDSLYETFASHMPERLDVCKAYSAREALTWMERSRIDIVLTDIRMPGMSGLELTEQIQAYWSHCRVIFLTGYSDFNYAYKAFQMPNVRYLLKTEGYDKIMAVVEEVMQEIRQSHRLHELLEQSQEATSQLEVLQQEEYLRNVLQNSTPYVAGCSSEIQDEWARRDMSLHLSAPVYIVLGRFDYKDNPLHLERAQIQASARRIGSSLMDEHTLHASVTDHYGDVVWLVQPKHPEAEPGHSLIRYLEGILELVQEACMASLGISVAFALSGKSCNWFDITRQYERLRQLHWMKIGDGISMVLTDLDDALPNQGQRELTRVSSRIEVMSGYLETGRIQQFYEVFEELANELLQQDVTMERAMETYYNLALYLYSTINRWGLHQDIPDQRRLLRLSEYASMKDAVQALYQATDKLVRFKGSDEQERANAVIHSLCTYVKEHLEEDLSLVRLAELHHFNPSYLSRFFKQEMGINLSEFIDELRVRRAKELLRNSDLMVREVALQVGYEAAHSFTRFFKKVTGMTPQEFRESLLVR from the coding sequence ATGTATCGACTTTTGATTGTGGATGATGAGGAAATTATTACGGACAGCCTCTACGAAACCTTTGCAAGCCATATGCCGGAACGGCTTGATGTATGCAAAGCTTATTCAGCCAGGGAGGCATTAACGTGGATGGAACGCTCAAGGATCGATATCGTGTTGACAGACATTCGTATGCCTGGCATGAGCGGTCTTGAACTGACAGAACAGATCCAGGCTTACTGGTCGCACTGCCGCGTCATTTTTCTCACCGGCTACAGCGATTTTAATTATGCCTACAAGGCTTTTCAAATGCCCAATGTACGTTATTTACTCAAAACGGAAGGATATGACAAGATCATGGCTGTGGTTGAGGAGGTCATGCAAGAGATTCGGCAGAGTCACCGCTTGCACGAATTGCTGGAGCAGTCCCAAGAGGCAACCAGTCAGCTGGAGGTGCTTCAGCAGGAAGAGTATTTGAGGAACGTGCTACAGAACTCCACACCATATGTGGCAGGTTGCTCCAGTGAGATTCAGGATGAATGGGCAAGGCGAGACATGAGTCTTCATCTCTCGGCCCCTGTTTACATTGTGCTGGGTCGATTTGATTATAAGGATAACCCTCTGCACCTGGAGCGCGCACAGATTCAGGCATCAGCGCGAAGGATCGGTTCTTCCCTGATGGATGAGCACACCCTTCACGCCAGCGTAACAGACCATTATGGAGATGTGGTATGGCTGGTTCAGCCCAAACATCCGGAAGCAGAGCCAGGCCATTCACTGATCCGATATCTGGAGGGTATACTCGAATTGGTGCAGGAAGCCTGCATGGCTTCACTTGGCATATCGGTGGCTTTTGCGTTAAGCGGGAAAAGCTGCAACTGGTTCGACATTACTCGGCAATACGAGCGATTGAGGCAGCTGCATTGGATGAAGATTGGTGATGGCATTTCCATGGTGCTTACCGATCTTGATGATGCTTTGCCGAATCAGGGCCAAAGGGAGCTCACACGGGTCAGCAGCCGAATTGAGGTCATGTCAGGGTATTTGGAAACGGGACGAATTCAGCAATTTTACGAAGTGTTTGAAGAGCTGGCCAATGAACTGCTTCAACAGGATGTGACGATGGAGAGGGCGATGGAAACCTATTATAATCTGGCGCTGTATCTGTATTCGACTATCAATCGATGGGGACTGCATCAGGATATTCCCGATCAGCGCAGATTGCTTCGTCTGAGCGAGTATGCATCTATGAAGGACGCCGTGCAGGCGCTGTATCAGGCAACCGACAAGCTCGTACGCTTCAAGGGCTCGGATGAGCAGGAGCGAGCGAATGCGGTCATTCATTCCCTGTGTACTTACGTCAAGGAGCATCTGGAAGAAGATCTTTCCCTAGTGAGGCTGGCAGAGCTTCATCATTTCAATCCATCCTATCTCTCCCGTTTCTTCAAACAGGAGATGGGGATCAACCTCTCCGAATTTATTGACGAGCTGCGAGTTAGAAGAGCAAAGGAACTGCTCAGGAATAGCGATCTCATGGTTCGGGAGGTTGCACTCCAGGTTGGTTATGAGGCAGCGCATTCCTTTACTCGTTTTTTCAAAAAGGTGACAGGCATGACTCCCCAGGAATTCCGGGAATCCCTTTTGGTCCGTTAA
- a CDS encoding extracellular solute-binding protein produces MRKKTYMLMSLVLVIMLLITACSTGSSAQTEPETKAPQAEQTTNETEPKNETSTPEMDFDMGGRKIKVVAWWDMKMTDSNPDNIQRIENLEALKKKHNFDIEYISIDFGEYQEKVVASLMAGEPLGDIVRLGKSYAIPALTKQDLLWPVDEYTKNEKVFNQKTTNEYMQYEGRGYGFTEDQSSFISGIFYNRTLMQELGMKPLQEYVDEDQWNWDTFIEVAKKANKDRNNDGKLDTWGLAQRGLLEPVLYSNEASLTNGDKQNLDDPKTKEALSFVSKMATEQVGRASEGGDWTEPATFFRQGNTLMYSGAMYEIEGIKTDMQDYDIGFLPFPKGPSASAYHSGESQYQALTIPKAVEHPEQLMYIWEKINEIDSIYDYPGQSTLETHLADEADIENARTVADGMLVLDHNTFPSLPFWDFNGELVDGVSVSTVIEKYKTPFQAAIDEVYKQKK; encoded by the coding sequence ATGAGAAAAAAAACGTACATGCTGATGAGCCTGGTCCTTGTAATCATGCTGTTGATTACCGCGTGCAGCACTGGCTCCAGCGCACAGACAGAGCCGGAAACGAAGGCGCCGCAGGCGGAGCAAACTACGAATGAAACAGAACCTAAGAATGAGACATCAACGCCGGAGATGGATTTTGACATGGGGGGAAGAAAAATCAAGGTGGTTGCCTGGTGGGACATGAAAATGACCGATAGCAACCCGGATAACATTCAGCGAATCGAGAACTTGGAAGCACTGAAGAAAAAGCACAACTTTGACATCGAATACATTTCGATTGATTTTGGCGAATACCAGGAGAAGGTCGTGGCTTCCCTGATGGCGGGAGAACCGCTGGGCGACATTGTCCGGCTGGGCAAAAGCTACGCTATTCCGGCACTGACCAAGCAAGACTTGTTATGGCCCGTGGATGAGTATACCAAGAACGAAAAGGTGTTCAACCAGAAAACGACCAACGAATACATGCAGTACGAAGGTAGGGGCTACGGATTTACCGAGGATCAATCTTCATTCATCAGTGGTATTTTTTATAATCGCACACTCATGCAGGAGCTAGGTATGAAGCCCTTGCAGGAATATGTGGACGAAGATCAGTGGAACTGGGATACGTTCATTGAAGTAGCCAAAAAGGCAAACAAGGACCGCAATAACGACGGCAAGCTCGATACCTGGGGATTGGCCCAAAGGGGACTGCTTGAACCGGTGCTGTATTCCAACGAAGCCTCACTGACCAATGGTGACAAGCAAAATTTGGATGATCCAAAAACAAAAGAAGCACTGAGCTTCGTTTCCAAAATGGCTACCGAGCAAGTCGGCAGAGCCTCGGAAGGCGGGGATTGGACTGAACCGGCCACGTTCTTCCGTCAGGGCAATACGCTAATGTATTCGGGCGCCATGTACGAGATCGAAGGCATCAAAACAGATATGCAGGACTATGATATCGGCTTCCTGCCTTTCCCGAAAGGGCCAAGTGCAAGCGCGTACCACTCTGGCGAGTCGCAATATCAGGCGCTGACGATTCCAAAAGCAGTCGAGCATCCGGAGCAATTGATGTATATCTGGGAAAAAATCAATGAGATCGATTCAATCTACGATTACCCCGGACAATCGACCCTGGAGACTCACTTGGCGGACGAAGCTGACATCGAAAATGCCAGAACGGTTGCTGACGGCATGCTGGTGCTTGACCACAATACATTCCCGTCACTGCCTTTCTGGGATTTCAACGGTGAGCTGGTCGATGGTGTTTCCGTTTCAACCGTCATTGAAAAATACAAGACGCCGTTCCAGGCAGCCATCGATGAGGTATACAAGCAAAAGAAATGA
- a CDS encoding extracellular solute-binding protein, which translates to MRSRKKKGLILLLAIALIFSIWSIYPARDRSPGIVQAREDFEAVSGTDDPRSYEHYLSTHTNADMPEQTVRIEGESFIQAADDEFEVVNGYAGLDGKAVITPEVGTISWEVPVQASGLYQIRVHYYPVAGKSSGIERKLTLNGEVPFRGADVLIFDRVWGNREDSVRRDDRGNDLRPRQVEKPVWQLATFKDSAGYFEEPYQFYFEKGNQKLSLTSLRESMAIDYIELYQEEDIPSYAELQATYESAGLKPAEAVMLKVQGEKAVSKSSPTLAPISDRSSPSLEPYDVSKIRINAIGGINWKLPGEWIEWDVDVPEYGLYQIALKVKQDQLRGVYATRSLMIDGKVPFKEMERIRFNYSPEWQTRVLGESEPYLFQLSKGTHRLRMTVTLGDIAPLLRTVESSVLDLNEMYRKILMITSNNPDPLRDYQLEQRIPEMTAVFQRQADILRSVADYLEKATGEQSDKVAVLHAMVVQLEDMAARPETVPKRLDTFKINVGGLGTWILSVREQPIALDYLLVSSPDQKLPEAEATVLQQMKHEVGAYVASYTEDYDSIGNMEQKKDSITVWITTGRDQAQVLKGLIDESFTPETDISVQLRLVPPNILLPATLAGEGPDVAMHMGEDIPVNYAMRNAAADLSGFPDFEQVASRFRESGLTPYRYNNGVYALPEQQHFPMLFYRKDVLNELGLELPKTWQDVYNAISVLQKHNMEFYLPIEDTTNNANMIPNATFAMLLYQNDGEFYTEDQKESALNSEISMDAFKRWTQFYTNYKFPLKADFPNRFRTGEMPLGIADYTTYNMLTVMAPEIRNLWDFTIVPGTQLEDGSVRHEVASTTSAVMMLENAKNKEAAWSFMKWWTDKQTQIEYGREMEGLMGAAARYPTANIEALEQLPWPVKDYQNLEQQWEWVEGIPQVPGGYFTGRHLDNAFRKVVNANENPREALSDYVLYIDDEIELKRKEFNLK; encoded by the coding sequence ATGCGGTCACGAAAGAAAAAAGGATTGATTCTGCTGCTCGCCATTGCGTTGATCTTCTCCATATGGAGCATTTACCCTGCGCGGGATCGCAGTCCGGGCATCGTTCAGGCGCGCGAGGATTTTGAAGCCGTGTCGGGTACAGACGATCCACGCAGCTATGAACATTATCTCTCAACGCATACAAACGCAGACATGCCGGAGCAGACCGTAAGAATCGAAGGAGAATCTTTCATTCAGGCTGCGGACGATGAGTTCGAGGTTGTCAATGGATATGCCGGACTGGACGGGAAAGCGGTCATCACCCCGGAAGTCGGCACTATCAGCTGGGAGGTCCCTGTACAGGCGAGCGGTTTATACCAGATCCGCGTTCATTATTATCCCGTCGCGGGCAAAAGCTCCGGCATTGAGCGGAAGCTGACCCTGAACGGAGAGGTTCCGTTCAGGGGAGCCGATGTGCTGATATTTGACAGGGTATGGGGGAACCGCGAAGACAGCGTGCGAAGGGATGATCGTGGCAATGATCTCAGACCACGACAGGTGGAGAAGCCCGTTTGGCAGCTTGCTACATTCAAGGACAGCGCCGGTTACTTCGAAGAGCCGTACCAGTTTTATTTTGAAAAGGGCAACCAGAAGCTGTCGCTTACCTCGCTGCGCGAAAGCATGGCGATCGATTATATCGAGCTGTACCAGGAAGAGGACATTCCATCTTACGCAGAGCTGCAGGCCACTTATGAATCGGCAGGATTGAAGCCAGCGGAAGCTGTCATGCTCAAGGTACAGGGAGAAAAGGCGGTGAGTAAATCGTCACCAACCCTTGCCCCCATTTCGGATCGGTCGAGTCCTTCACTTGAGCCCTATGATGTATCCAAAATTCGGATCAACGCCATTGGAGGCATCAACTGGAAGCTTCCCGGCGAATGGATCGAATGGGATGTAGACGTGCCGGAGTATGGCCTGTACCAGATTGCACTCAAGGTGAAACAGGATCAGCTTCGCGGCGTCTATGCCACACGAAGTCTGATGATCGACGGGAAGGTTCCATTCAAGGAAATGGAACGCATTCGCTTTAACTATAGCCCCGAATGGCAGACACGGGTTCTTGGTGAAAGCGAGCCTTACCTGTTCCAGCTCTCAAAAGGAACACATCGCTTGCGAATGACGGTTACGCTGGGCGATATCGCTCCGCTGCTGCGCACGGTGGAATCCAGCGTGCTGGATCTGAATGAGATGTACCGCAAAATTTTGATGATTACCTCTAACAATCCTGATCCTTTGAGGGATTACCAGCTGGAACAGCGCATTCCCGAGATGACCGCGGTATTCCAGCGGCAGGCCGACATTCTCCGTTCCGTTGCCGACTATTTGGAGAAGGCGACAGGTGAGCAGAGCGACAAGGTAGCCGTATTACATGCGATGGTCGTGCAGCTGGAGGATATGGCGGCAAGACCGGAAACGGTGCCCAAACGTCTGGATACCTTCAAGATCAACGTAGGCGGATTGGGGACATGGATATTATCCGTTCGTGAACAGCCCATTGCGTTGGATTACCTCTTGGTATCCTCACCGGATCAGAAGCTGCCCGAGGCTGAGGCAACTGTGCTGCAACAGATGAAGCATGAAGTGGGTGCCTACGTCGCTTCCTATACGGAGGATTATGACAGCATCGGCAACATGGAGCAGAAAAAGGATTCCATCACCGTATGGATTACAACCGGACGTGATCAGGCACAGGTGCTGAAAGGTCTGATTGATGAATCCTTTACACCGGAAACCGATATTTCGGTGCAGCTACGCCTTGTTCCGCCCAACATCCTGCTGCCTGCAACGCTGGCCGGGGAAGGCCCGGATGTGGCGATGCATATGGGCGAGGATATTCCGGTCAATTACGCGATGCGTAATGCGGCAGCCGACCTGAGCGGATTCCCGGACTTTGAGCAGGTTGCAAGCCGATTTCGCGAGAGCGGATTGACGCCTTACCGCTATAACAACGGGGTATATGCTCTTCCAGAGCAGCAGCATTTTCCGATGCTGTTCTATCGCAAGGATGTCCTCAACGAGCTTGGCTTGGAGCTGCCAAAAACGTGGCAGGACGTCTATAATGCCATCTCGGTGCTGCAAAAGCACAATATGGAGTTCTATTTGCCAATCGAGGATACAACAAACAATGCCAACATGATACCCAACGCTACCTTCGCCATGCTGCTATACCAGAACGATGGCGAGTTCTATACGGAAGATCAAAAGGAGAGCGCGCTGAATTCAGAAATTTCCATGGATGCGTTCAAGAGGTGGACCCAATTTTATACAAATTACAAATTCCCGCTTAAAGCTGATTTTCCAAACCGCTTCCGTACTGGGGAGATGCCGCTTGGTATCGCGGATTACACAACCTATAACATGTTGACCGTTATGGCGCCCGAGATCCGCAATCTGTGGGACTTCACCATCGTTCCGGGCACGCAGCTGGAGGATGGTTCCGTAAGGCATGAGGTGGCAAGCACGACGAGTGCAGTCATGATGCTGGAAAACGCAAAGAACAAGGAGGCTGCATGGTCGTTCATGAAATGGTGGACCGACAAGCAGACCCAGATTGAATATGGCAGGGAAATGGAGGGACTGATGGGAGCAGCGGCGCGTTATCCGACCGCCAACATCGAGGCATTAGAGCAGTTGCCCTGGCCGGTCAAGGATTATCAAAACCTAGAGCAGCAGTGGGAGTGGGTAGAGGGCATTCCCCAGGTTCCCGGTGGATATTTCACGGGCCGACATCTCGACAACGCGTTCCGTAAGGTGGTCAATGCAAACGAGAATCCGCGTGAAGCCTTGTCCGATTATGTTCTGTACATCGACGATGAGATCGAGCTCAAGCGCAAGGAATTTAATCTGAAGTAG
- a CDS encoding sensor histidine kinase, whose protein sequence is MIKFPAQSWRSSIFARLVITYLIFVLPLILLGLYLYNWSYDNASQEISSSTERRLTRYLDELNREIEWLELQQFDIVEDRKLNRLAILWGMMDQVERRDTLNYLSERLATFKNSSAYIKNVHVHIRTIGKSISATHGIDDYDKASYEYFSSGMQGKGARFTVKEDTMNLSAVRLTGKKGEEPLFAVQVELDTEQFQNALTQLNLYPDSGSFLIEEKTGHIITDVSKRDLILPYYRDHITDSDHGGFQVKVEGTRYYVSQSHMGPLGLSVATYLPEESVKRPLSKFYHWAWLFAMTSFVAISAYLYSSYRLIHIPLLLLVKRFKKMETGVLDIPIVHKHKDEFGFLYSRFNQMLEKLQLLIDRDFKKTMMMQRAELKQLQSQINPHFLYNSFFIINSLARTGDTARIEQFANMLGEYFRFITRNGTDHVRLEEEAAHSSVYTEIQKLRFSRRIQADFGELPPDMKQIRVPRLIIQPIIENAYEHSLEKMTDQGMLRVRFSMKGNIAEISVEDNGHELTDLHIHALQERLLEDGSSDEMTGLMNIHRRLVLTFGEGSGLFLARSELQGLKVTIRIRREGRESECIDF, encoded by the coding sequence TTGATTAAGTTTCCTGCCCAATCCTGGCGCAGCAGCATTTTCGCCCGGTTGGTTATCACCTATCTGATTTTTGTTCTTCCACTGATTCTCCTGGGCCTGTATCTGTACAATTGGAGCTATGACAATGCCAGCCAGGAAATTTCCTCGTCAACAGAAAGACGGCTTACCCGATATTTGGATGAATTGAATCGGGAAATTGAATGGCTGGAGTTGCAGCAGTTTGACATCGTTGAGGACAGGAAGCTGAACAGGCTCGCCATTCTGTGGGGAATGATGGATCAGGTAGAGCGCCGCGATACATTGAATTATTTGTCCGAGCGGCTGGCTACGTTCAAGAACAGCAGTGCTTACATCAAGAACGTTCATGTGCATATCCGCACGATTGGCAAGAGCATCTCCGCCACCCATGGCATCGATGATTATGACAAAGCCTCCTATGAATACTTTAGCTCCGGCATGCAGGGGAAAGGCGCGCGCTTTACGGTGAAGGAGGACACCATGAATCTGAGTGCCGTGCGCCTGACTGGCAAGAAGGGAGAAGAACCGCTGTTTGCGGTCCAGGTCGAGCTGGATACGGAGCAATTTCAAAATGCACTGACCCAGCTTAATCTGTACCCGGACAGTGGCTCCTTCCTCATTGAGGAAAAGACGGGCCATATTATCACAGACGTTTCCAAGCGTGACTTAATCCTCCCTTACTACCGTGATCACATCACCGATAGTGATCATGGCGGCTTTCAGGTGAAGGTCGAGGGTACACGCTATTATGTCAGCCAGAGCCATATGGGCCCATTGGGCTTATCGGTAGCAACGTATTTACCAGAGGAAAGTGTGAAGAGGCCACTAAGCAAGTTCTATCATTGGGCCTGGCTGTTTGCAATGACATCCTTCGTCGCGATATCGGCTTATCTCTATTCCAGCTACAGGCTGATTCACATTCCGCTGCTGTTGCTCGTCAAAAGATTCAAAAAAATGGAGACAGGTGTACTGGACATCCCCATCGTGCACAAGCACAAGGATGAATTTGGCTTTCTGTACTCCCGGTTCAATCAGATGCTTGAGAAGCTTCAACTGCTTATCGATCGGGATTTCAAAAAGACGATGATGATGCAGCGCGCCGAATTGAAGCAGCTTCAGTCGCAGATTAATCCTCATTTTTTGTATAACAGCTTTTTCATTATCAATTCGCTCGCAAGAACGGGGGATACAGCGCGGATTGAGCAATTTGCCAACATGCTTGGTGAATATTTCAGGTTCATTACCCGAAACGGGACAGATCATGTAAGACTGGAGGAGGAAGCTGCCCATTCGAGTGTGTATACGGAAATTCAGAAGCTGCGTTTTTCCAGACGAATACAGGCCGACTTCGGGGAGCTGCCACCGGATATGAAGCAGATTCGTGTTCCCCGGTTAATCATACAGCCAATCATTGAGAATGCTTACGAGCACAGTCTTGAAAAAATGACGGATCAGGGCATGCTTAGGGTCCGGTTCAGCATGAAGGGGAATATCGCTGAAATCAGTGTAGAGGACAACGGGCATGAGTTGACGGACCTGCACATTCATGCGCTTCAGGAGCGTCTGCTTGAAGATGGCAGCTCAGATGAAATGACCGGACTCATGAATATTCATCGGCGCCTGGTGCTGACATTCGGGGAAGGAAGCGGCCTGTTTTTGGCCAGAAGCGAGCTGCAGGGATTGAAGGTCACGATTCGAATCCGAAGGGAAGGAAGGGAAAGCGAATGTATCGACTTTTGA
- a CDS encoding extracellular solute-binding protein produces MPVVDGQPSGDHSIFEKYSSPVEVSFVREAGDDLERMISQMPGETLLDNRWTRLYEQDLGIKLRYDWIAKGDMYGQKLGVSLAAGRIPDVVKVNPYQLRQLSNAGLIQDLSEVYTTYASPLAKSILEAEGSGPFDAATIDGKLMAIPETASSIETAQYLWIRTDWLERLELQPPETMEDVLEISKAFTQEDPDGNGQQDTYGLALTNHLWDPVMGVAGLMAGYGAYPNIWIKDPHGKLVYGGIQPEVREALQVLQTMYLEGQLDPEFSYKKGTQAVRLIKNGKIGMLYGEQWTPFMIQSSRENDAAADWQSYPIVAKSGNQIKVPLRTNTWQYFAVRKDYAHPEVVMKLMDLHLQTNWGEQAQYETYYNDDSKAVWMLSPVTPFPGTKNLDAYRQIREAQRSGNFAVLQDEASAIQKRVEAYVTEGVESGWGWNQTYGPTGAFNIADGYERNGQLLYDQFTGGITETMVDRQMILNDLQLEAYMNIILGRPIEEFDQFVESWLKLGGEQITTEINAWLKTKTALER; encoded by the coding sequence ATGCCCGTGGTGGATGGGCAGCCATCCGGGGATCATTCCATTTTCGAAAAATACAGTTCTCCGGTAGAAGTATCTTTTGTCAGGGAGGCCGGGGATGATCTGGAGCGCATGATCAGCCAGATGCCGGGAGAGACACTGCTGGACAATCGCTGGACCCGGTTATATGAGCAAGACCTGGGGATTAAGCTTCGCTATGACTGGATCGCCAAAGGAGATATGTACGGTCAAAAGCTGGGTGTTTCCCTCGCTGCAGGTCGAATTCCGGACGTTGTGAAGGTAAATCCATACCAATTAAGGCAGCTGAGCAATGCGGGGCTGATCCAGGATCTGTCCGAGGTGTACACAACGTATGCTTCGCCGCTTGCGAAGAGCATACTGGAGGCGGAAGGAAGCGGGCCTTTTGACGCGGCAACCATCGATGGCAAGCTGATGGCGATACCTGAAACGGCCTCCTCCATCGAGACAGCCCAGTACTTGTGGATCAGAACCGATTGGCTTGAACGTCTGGAACTTCAGCCGCCTGAGACGATGGAGGACGTACTTGAGATTTCGAAAGCGTTTACACAAGAAGACCCTGACGGCAACGGCCAACAGGATACCTACGGCCTTGCACTAACGAATCATCTGTGGGACCCGGTCATGGGGGTTGCCGGTCTGATGGCAGGGTATGGTGCATACCCGAATATATGGATTAAAGATCCACATGGCAAGCTCGTTTATGGCGGCATTCAGCCTGAAGTCCGGGAGGCGCTGCAGGTTCTGCAAACGATGTACCTGGAGGGGCAGCTTGACCCTGAATTCAGCTATAAGAAGGGAACACAGGCCGTACGACTGATCAAAAACGGAAAAATCGGCATGCTGTACGGTGAACAATGGACACCCTTCATGATTCAGTCGAGCCGAGAGAACGATGCAGCAGCGGACTGGCAGTCTTACCCCATAGTAGCTAAATCCGGCAATCAGATTAAAGTGCCACTTCGCACCAATACCTGGCAATATTTCGCCGTCAGAAAGGACTATGCTCATCCTGAAGTGGTGATGAAACTTATGGATCTTCATTTGCAGACCAACTGGGGGGAGCAGGCGCAGTATGAAACGTACTACAATGACGATTCCAAGGCAGTGTGGATGCTATCGCCGGTGACCCCCTTTCCGGGAACCAAAAATCTGGATGCTTACCGGCAAATTCGGGAGGCGCAGCGTTCCGGCAATTTTGCTGTTCTTCAGGATGAAGCATCCGCTATTCAGAAAAGAGTTGAGGCCTATGTAACGGAAGGAGTTGAAAGCGGCTGGGGCTGGAATCAAACCTACGGACCGACAGGTGCATTTAACATAGCTGATGGTTACGAGCGGAACGGACAGCTTTTATATGACCAATTCACGGGGGGGATTACAGAAACGATGGTCGACCGGCAGATGATCCTGAACGATCTTCAGCTTGAGGCATACATGAACATTATTCTCGGCAGACCGATTGAAGAGTTCGACCAGTTTGTGGAGAGTTGGCTCAAGTTAGGCGGAGAACAGATCACAACGGAGATTAATGCGTGGCTCAAAACCAAAACAGCACTGGAACGCTGA